The nucleotide window ggggtatacagggtaatcaggttgtcccacatgaggctcacagtcttaatcctcatttttacagatgaggtaactgaggcacagagaagttaagtgacttgcccacagtcatacagctgacaagtggcagagctgggatcacacagtagacaagtggtggagccgtcattagaacccatgtccttctgactcacaggccagggctcgatccactatgccattatGCTTCTAGGCATTCCATTCCTGCTTTCTCCCTATGTTCAATCCGCCCCCCCTCATCTTCCTGTTCTTTGGGGGTCAACAATGGTGGAGAGTATTGTTGGCCTCACCCGGGGGCAAAATTGCAGAGACTCTGCTGGACCTCCTTGATGCCTGTGGACTGAGGGATAAACTTCTGAATATGAAAGGCCTCTCTAGGTGGCTTCAGGCTGGAGCaagttccccctcccccactcctccagtcGGTGTTAGTTTCTCCAGAAGAAGCCTGGGCGTCCCCAAGATACCTGATGGATTGGGGGCTTGGAACAAGTAAGTTTCCTCAGGATGTAATCACCAGCAACTAAGATGAAGCGAGACCAGCCTCCATGAGTGGACCATCATCACTAATTTCCTAATGGAATGGCCTTTTTTCCCccgaaaatttatttttttttcaacattCAACTGGAAATACCAATCCAAAACCATGATGAGTTTTTCAGAGGTTTTtatgatatatgtatataagtctttctcctcttcatctctcactctctcctctgtccttcTGTTTCTCCATCAGTCTGTCCGTTTCTCTTTCCGGCTCTCTGATTCTGAGAGGCTCTCTGTTTTGCTGTTTCTGGGTGTGAACCTCACTCCTGAAGACTTCTCAATCTGAACCTCCAACTTCCTCTTACCCTGAAGGCTGAAAACcactttttctgtttttttgaaatgggagaggtggaaagaggaTGAAAGAGGGCAGTTAAAGACAGGTGTGCCCAAAAGGTGATTTGCCAAGATGGGAAACAAGCAACAGTCATGAGAAACAATAGAGGCATGAAGTGACAGGTTTTAGGTGGTCGGCTTTGTTTTAAAGCAATACAGTACATATAAAAAGAAGCTCTCTATAGCAGGAAGGGATTGTTTCATCACAAGATTCATACACAGAAGAGCTTTGTAaaatatttctagactgtaagctcgttgtgggcagggaacatttctaccaactctgtggtattgtaataatgttggaatttgttaagcgcttcctatgtgctgagcccttttctaagtactggggtagacacaggggaatctggatgtcccacgtggggctcacagtcttaatccccattttacagatgaggtaactgaggcacagagaagttaagtgactctcccaagcactgagtacagtgcgctgcacacagcaatcactcagtaaataccattgatgaaaatATTAAACCTAGTATACGCTCGTTTGTACATTTTGCCAATGTACTTAGTTCATCTGTAATTCATAAAAAGAAACAAAGCTTGACACTTCCCATACCAAACACAAGTGGTTTCTACTTTAGATCAATTTTTTAAGCAGATGCCTGAGACTTTTCTGGTGGTCAAATCCCAAATTCCAGGATTTCAAAAAAATGTGCTTGATTTCGTTTgggactgtaaaaaaaaaaaaaaaagaatgacaaCTAATTAGCTCTGCACATCCTCAAATGTTAACGTGCAATTGAGTAGACTCGAAATAGCTTATTGACACAAGTGTTTCCAACCTCTAGGTGGTGTCAATAGGATGTTTGTGAGGTGAATAAGGAAATATTTTAGAAGAGATTTCCCATGGTAGAGTTCAATTAGAAATGCTGATTAAATTATCCTGATTGCCAGAAACATTTATCTGGGCTACACAAATACTTTTTAATGGTAAATGTTTTTCTAATTAATCAGGTGGCAGAAACATTTTTAAGGAGCTCACGCCTTCTCAAATCAATTACTGTCCATTATGATTTCTCCACTCCTGTCTCCAAAAGATTCAAACCACCTAACAAAGACATATACACAACCTTTTCAACCTTAGTCATTCAGACCCGCTTACGTTTCTGCCTCGAGCAAGGAGGAGGCTGAATTCCAAGTTCTTCTTAATACACCTCGAGCACCAACCATTCCGATCGCTTACAAAAACAAGAGTGCACTTAAGGGCCCctgaccatccatccatccatccaccaatCCATCCAACCCATCCTTTTATGCAGGTTGCCCGCCCATCCCTTTGCCACAGGGTCACGTTCGGATGTGCTTTCAGACAGCTCCCATTGTAAACTAAAGCCTTTCTTTCAGCTCTGTTGGCTTTTATTCCCTCGGCCAGATCGCCTCTAatttcccccattttcctcccctcttttcaCAGAGGCAGCCTCCCAGCTTGGCTCGCAGGCTATCGCAGCCGTCCGCATTCATCCGAGAGGAGCCCCAGGAGGGGAGGTGACAGGCGACTGACGGCATGGCCTCCACAGGGCTACAGCTCTTGGCTTTTGCCCTGGCTTTGCTGGGGCTTTTGGGGGCGATCGCGGCTACCCTGTCGCCCAGCTGGAAGGTCAGTGCGGATGTGGGCTCAAATATCATAACGGCCATCACGCAGCTGCAGGGGCTCTGGATGGACTGCACATGGTACAGCACGGGGATGTTCAGCTGCACGCTGAAATACTCCATCCTCGCCCTCCCCGCTCATGTCCAGGCCGCGCGGACTGCCATGGTGCTAGCCTGCATCCTCGCAGCTTTCGGGATTTGCGTCTCAACGGTGGGGATGAAGTGCACGCGGTTAGGGGGGGATGGGGTGACCAAAAGCTACACCTCTTTTGCTGGTGGAGTCTGCTTCATCCTCGCCAGCATCTTTGGCTTGATCCCAACCTCGTGGTACACAAAGGAGATCGTTTCCAATTTTCTAGACCCAACAGTCCCCGGCAGCAGTAAGCACGAACCTGGGGGAGCTGTGTACGTTGGATTTGTTTCCGCGGGGCTTCTGCTTTCCGCGGGTGTGATTTTCTGCACTTCTTGTTTTGCAAAGCGGCAAGAGGAGTGGATCTGCCCCCCCAGAAAGCAGCAGTTTCCCGCTCTGCAGCCAGAGAACGGTGCAGGATATAACCTGAAGGACTATGTGTAAATGCGATTGTGTATTCTTCCTGTAGTATTTGGGGTGCCAAGGGTGATTTTATTTACTTTGAAAAAAGCAACTCAAAAACCACCCTTAGGTCTACTGACCTAAGATTTTAAAATATCAGCAAACCTATTGTCTAGGATTAAGTCTGCCATAAGATTTGTTCATGTATGGCCAATTGTTTACACACTGTCCTCAATTCGTCTCAACTGAAAACCAAAATACAGCCAAACGCGTCGAATGTTACAAATTAATTGATGGATAATCTTCGTTTTTGTGCCGTCAGATGAAGCATCAATATCATCTTGTTTTTATGGATTTCTTTCATCAGCAATGTATCAATTGGTGTTTAATAATACTCTTTTTATTACAGCATTCAACTAAACCTCCAACCATTTTGAAACCTCATGTCTTGCTTTTAATCAAGTGTAGCATCTGCTTTTCCTTTCTAGTCCTCAAATACCATGGTAActagtttctttcttttttaaagccACATTGTGCAAACTGCATATCAGGAGCTGAAGAACTGTCACTGCCATTCAGATAATGCCAAAAATGCCATCCCCCCTTCTTCTATCCTCTGAGCTCCCCACCTGCTGGGGTCCTTTTTTATTTCAAAGAAATGTCTAGATAGCATTAGCCACTGCTGCCAATCTTACCACCTAGAAACACTGGACAGATCTAAAGCTTTAGGAGTTGGCAAATGTCATCATGACAAAGAAAATATTTAGAACCTTTACCTCACTGAATACaatctatggaaaaaaaaaataacctcgGGTTTTTCAGTAATGTTCACTTCAGTTTCTTCAGTCTTTTAGGTTTCCTAATGCTGTTATTTCACATCAAATTTATAGCTACAAACAAAAACGTCAATGGCAGCagcttaatttttttaattctttgACAGATTTTTCCAACTTGACTCAATTTAACACAGTGACTATTCTTTTCATTTCTGCTGAGCTGTCTCCATGAAGAAATTATTTCAAATCCTATTCTAAtggacaattaaaaaaaaccaaaaattggCTAAAACAGGTATATGTGGCAAAAGTACTTTTTGTTGAAAGCTTTGTTGGCTTCAAAGAAAGTCCTGTTAAAGTCTATGATACGTAATTGTTCTGTTCCTTATTGGTGTTATGTCTCACTACTATACGTGTTGTACTTTTAATACTACCTAGGAGAAAATATCcataaagaaaggaaagaaggcatCAAGAGTGTGCAAAAGACAAATCCTCAAAAATGGACTTTtgagaaagggggggaagggcttTTCATGTGGCAGTAAGATTATATATTTAAAAATGCTTATCATAAAGTAGATTTCATGTTTTAGTAAACCCAAATGACTGAAATGCTACGTACATGATACTAAATTTTGATTTAAAAGAAGACTCTTTGACTTGTAGAGGTGGACACCCTTTGTGTTTGCATTGTCTAGGGCAAAAGCTGCTGTCCTTAAATGTGATATTAAATATTGAAATTACAGTTCTAGCCCACATTTCCCATGATGCCCCCAAACCACACAATCAAAATGGTAATATAACTTGAATGTCATATCCCTAAACAATCCAATATGAAACCTGGAAAAAAATGACAAATCAAGGTAATTTTCTAGTCCAGACACCCCACCCAGCTGCACTGTAAGGCTAGGGTGCATGGGCAAAAGATGTAGTAGTCAGGGACACAGCACCGACTGCTGAACCTACAGGCaggggagaagtgaagagaatctGGGGTGCGTGTAGTAGAAAAGTCTTGATGGAGGAAGGAATCTAATTTGGAGGAGTTGCAACCCAGCTCCGCCAGCCCCAGGGTTGCAGTGGCAGAAGGGGTGGGGTCTAGACTTatcgatactaataataataataataataatataatgttaagtgcttactatgtgccagacactgtactaagtgctggggtggacacaagcaaatcaggttggacacagtccctgtcccacatggggctcacagtctaaatccccattttacagatgaggtaactgaggcctagagaagtgaagtgacttgcccaaggtcacacagcagaccagtggcagagctggtattagaacccatgaccttctgattcccaggcccatccacctGCTGTGGAGGGGGAGCAAGAAGGAGCACCTCAGAAGGCCTCCAGGGAAAGTGTCGGTGACACTGCCAGGATTCCCCCTCTGTGAGAAATGCTGGAGCCCCAACTATGAGGATGCACCAGACTCCCTGGCTGCTGAGAGTCATTTTGGGAagctggaagagcacaggcctggagggaggggaaaggaagttgAGCTGGCTGGGGAAGCCATTGAGGGTGCGGGCTGGGAGTCCCCACATCAAGCTCCCTGCTTCAAAGTGGAGGCTCTGCAGATTTTCCTCATAGAATTGATGTTCCCAGAACATTGGAACTGGGGGACTAAATCCCCTAAGCAGAAAACTAAATGTCAGGTCTGGTGTTTTGATAAATGGCAAAATTGAAGTCCCCGTACACCTACTGAAGATGAGGACTAATCAGAGAAGTCCTGCCAACACTTaagtcaccaaaaaaaaaaaaaagcctggaaaGGTACAGACCCAGTCAGTACCTGTAGATATATCTTGTTGAGATAGAAGACGATTCTGGAGAGGGATTTACCACCATCCTTTTACAGAAATCACACATATAGTATTCACTATATCGGTGAGAAAATATTGAAAACTGACCTGAATGAAGGGAATGACCCAGGGCAGAGAATACAATTGCAGTACCAATTAGGAGACAGTGCTTTGTTACTGTAAAGTACAGCAGAGCAGCCCTAGAATATACCATATTTAAACTGATAATGTTCACTCTAAATTACCATTTACAAAGTACCAATAGGTAAAGAATGTGGAAGAAAAATAATTCCTATTTTCAATCTGTAACTAGCTGAGTCCTATGAAAATTACATGTGTTTTCTGTGCCCCTCATCGCTGGGTCCAACTCAGCTCCCTGTTCCTAACCCACTCTACCTCCTGGACCACAGTACCATCTGTTTGCCCCCCAAATGGCCCTCGCCTCTTAGCCTCCACCTCCTTGTCTCTGGGACACCCCACTGGCCCAGGACAACTTTCTGCTATTTGATATGCTCCAAAAGACAATAATTCCCCACTAGGCTGGCAAACCTTCGGCTATGCAATAGAATCCCCAAAACAACTGAGCTTTTTCTTTATATATGTCAATCAttgaactgcatttattgagcacttactgtgtgcagagcactgtactatgcatttgggagagtacaacgaagtagagaaaatccctgctctcaataagctaattaaaaaaacaacaactctcaAACAACTTCTGATGAGTTTCCACTAACTAAATTGCCTCAGATTTCATCAAGtttttaaaagaagcagcatggcctagtagatagagcatgggcctgggagtcagaaggacctaggttctaatgccagctctgccacttgtctgctgtgtgatcttgggcaagccacttcacccccattttacaaatgaggtaactgaggcatagagaaatgaaaactgtaagccccatgtgggacaagaactgtgtcctatctaccccagcacttataacagtgcctggcttatagtaagtgcttaacaaataccataaaactacAACAAAGACAAAAAACAAGTTGGAATCACCCCTGAAATGAAGACAAAAAGAATGGAGATATGGGAAGAAAACAAGAACTGAAAGCCACTGGCATAATGTGACAGTCCATTTCGAAGTCACAATTGTTAAACTTTTCATTTAAAGGAAAACAAATCAAAGCACTGGTTCACACAAGTAAAATCCCAATGGCACTTAACTGAATGATTAGGAATGAAATTCTGTAGGAGATTTCATGCAACATTATTGGCCCTGTGCCAAAATGTAAAAACTCACCTCTGGCTTGGGAAGAAAGGCTCGTCCTGGAATTGTAAAACAATTCTGAACATTGCAGAGATACTGGGCCATGATGGAAAGTCTACTTCGCTGCCGACTTCCGGTACTTGCTGTCAATCTCTACCAAAAGACAAGACGGTCAACTTGGTTAACAGTCTAGTCTGAaacgattttttaaaaatctttaacTCTACCAATTTCTTTCTtcatatttttcattttgagggaaAAAGAACTCCCAAACCACtccacaaaaaataaaaatgaaggcaCATACTCCCTAATGAACATCAACATTTATTATAACACGATTCCAAGCTCAATTAAATGGTCATCTGTCAAAAGTACATCAGACTATATTAGGAAGCAAAGAAAAAGACTAGATTTTGCCACTGGCTGCTTAAATTTACTTAGTAATGAAGGAGAATGGCAAGAAAAAGAGATATAAAGAACCTCATATCTTTTTAGGCTGAGCCCATTTTTGATTGTTAAGTGCAAGAATAAACCCATAGGAACAATTGCTTTGCTTGATCAGATCCTCTGAGTATGTAAAGCAAGAATGCTTTAAGGAAAACGTACAAGTGGCAAGCTTGGTAACTGCATAATGCACAATATAGACAACCTGTAGCTGAGCTTACAACATTAAGGGAGAAGGTTAAAGCCTTGATTTCTAGCTAGGGAATTCTTCCTTGGAGAGTGAGAGCCAGGAGACAAAGATACAGTGAAGAGGATAACTTCATATGAACAGTGAACTACCTCAAGAATCTGATGCTTTAAATTCTGAAGTGTGCAGGCTTTTGCTTCTGTTTGATATTGCTCATTTACAGTATGCAATTCCTTGGGATTCAGGCAGGATGGGGTAGCCAGTGGGAATGGGGCCTGAGCCAAGAACAACAGAGAAGCGGGGAAGGATGCCAGTAGCCCCAAGGAAGCAGGTCTAAATGGCAATGAGGAGCTGCCGAGTCGGTCCCAGACGAGAAGTCGGGGGGATTGATTTTGGCTCCTGATCTGGGCTGGCATCCCAGCCAGAATCCCCCTTCCCCTATGGCTTCCATTCCCCAACCTGTTCTGGCCCACCTTCCTCATGCTCCTAGACTCTGCGCCCTCACAAGCAGGTGGGCACACGAGAATCTACAGTAAAAAGGCCAGGTCCTGACTTACGTAGGGCTAGGAATAAGCAGGGCTGTGCAAACACCTAAGAGCTCATTTCCCTACTGCTCTTACCCCACCAtcaactatgcatttggctgagtagcgtggctcagtggaaagagcacgggctttggagtcagggctcatgagttcgaatcccagctctgccacttgtcggctgtgtgactgtgggcaagtcacttaacttctctgtgcctcagttccctcatctgtaaaatggggatgaagactgtgagccccacgtgggacaacctgatttccctatgtctaccccagcgcttagaacagtgctcggcacatagtaagcgcttaacaaataccaacattaacattattactccCTAAACACTTGGATTCTCACCTCAACCACTCAGCACTTGCGTAAATATCATTATACTTAATTTCTCCtatatgtaatttttaaaaatgtccatcttcccctggaggctgtaagctcctggtggtcagagatcacatctaccaactcttttatattgtattctcgcaataacgatggtatttgttaagcgcttactatgtgccgagcacggttctaaataCTTACTATAGAGCtcaacacacagtgagtgctcaataactgccatGGATCGGTTGCTTGATACCTGATGGTAAATGAAATACACATTTTCGACCTTGAAACAATTCCAATTTTTCAAAATCAATTCACtgatcttcacttctctgtaaagcTGTCTCTTCTGGTTCTCATTTTTCGGACAGCAGACGGCAATGCTTTTGTGGCCTATCTGGGAGGCCTTGGCTAAAGAAATGTATTCCGTGTTCTCCTAAGTCCAAATGGTCACTCTGACTATAGCAACCTCCTCTGGAGATCAATTTCTTTCAAACATCATCTTTTTGAGGTCTCATCATTTGaccaatcggtcgtatttattgagtgcttactgtgtgtagaacactataataGGTTAAGGACACATATTTCCCACTGATACCTCCAACTcagtatgtctaaaactgaactcaccttccctcccaaatccactcaCCCACCTAAATTTAATTCggccacaccaccatcctccctatacCAGAAGCCTACCACCTTGGCAATGTCCGGGACTCGACTTTGGATGACCCCTCACATATTCACCTAACTAGCCTCAGACCTCACcccctctgcaatctcatattttctCTTGCAACACAGAAATCTCCACATGATATCACAGTGACACTTCAATATTTCTCagactgaactcttcatctttcctccccaaatattctcctcctcctaactttcccatcgctgCTGACAATATCACCATTCTCCGTCTCCAGAGCCCATAACTGCGGCATTATCCTCAGCACTAACCTCTTTCAACTCtgatattcagtctatcactaaagcCGGTGGGTTTTGTTTCCTTCAACAACTTTTTTCCAGAtccactcattcctctccatccaagcaacTGTGACTTCAGTttttcatttctcctatctgccccaACCTCTGGGTCAACTATGAACTTGGATGTGTACCCCGCAATACTAGCATAAATATTCCTATATGCTACTATTTctctcctatccctaatctattttactgtccatctccccctgtagaatgaaAACTCTATtttcaatggaatttgttaagtgcttactatcaatcaattatatttactgcacgcttactgggtgcagagcactggactaagcacttgggagagtacaatataacagagttggtagacacattccctgcccacagtgactttacaaactagaggaaaagcttacaatgtgtgccaggcactatgtaataacagctggggtagatacaagctaatcaattcccattttacagatgaggcacagagaagttaagtgacatgcccaaggtcacacagcagacaggtggcaaagtggaaattagaacccaggtcctatggctcccaggcccatactctttccattaagccatgctgtttctctgttgctGTCATGCtgcaactctattgcattgtactttcccga belongs to Ornithorhynchus anatinus isolate Pmale09 chromosome 2, mOrnAna1.pri.v4, whole genome shotgun sequence and includes:
- the CLDN20 gene encoding claudin-20, with the protein product MASTGLQLLAFALALLGLLGAIAATLSPSWKVSADVGSNIITAITQLQGLWMDCTWYSTGMFSCTLKYSILALPAHVQAARTAMVLACILAAFGICVSTVGMKCTRLGGDGVTKSYTSFAGGVCFILASIFGLIPTSWYTKEIVSNFLDPTVPGSSKHEPGGAVYVGFVSAGLLLSAGVIFCTSCFAKRQEEWICPPRKQQFPALQPENGAGYNLKDYV